The genomic segment ACTGCTCAACAACAGCAATGTCTTCCATATTTTCAGCAATTGTTTGAAGCAAGCCTCTGCCAAGCTGTGCCAGGGTAATTTCACGCCCCCTGAACATTACAGTAACTTTTACCTTATCCTTTTTTTCAAGAAACTTGCGGATACGAGTCATTTTAACCTCAAGGTCATGGTCATCTGTTTTAGGACGTACTTTGATCTCTTTGACCTGAAAAGTACTCTGCTTCTTTTTTGCTTCCTGCTGCTTCTTTGTTTGTTCGTATTTATAGCGCCCATAATCCATTATTTTACAAACAGGCGGGCTTGCATTAGGAGAAATCTCTACTAAATCAAGCCCAAAATCACCTGCTGCTGCAAGGGCTTTATGCGTAGGTACAACACCAATCTGATTGCCGTCAGGGTCAATAACTCTTACTTCCCTTGCCCTGATTTGACGATTTATATTGATCCTGTCTGATTCTTTTGGCCTAGCTATCCTACACCTCCCATATAAATTTACAATATTTTAAGTAACTTGGTTATTGTGTTATTAGCATTATCAACATATCTATACTTCCAAGCAATAATAGCCGTATATAATTTTTATAGTGCCATATATAATAACATAAAGAAATGCAAGAAAAAAAAACAATTTCCGTTTTTTTACTTATTTTAGCAGCCTTTAATAATTGACACCTAATCCTTATTCTTTTATACTCTTTTAATTTAAATTATTATAAATTTTTTCTATTTAACATGATTAATATACAAAAAAACGGGCTTTCATTTTTTCAATTTCCAAATCTTGCAGAATATCCTGGTATTTGTCATGGTATTTTCACAAGAAAAGGAGGTGTAAGTTCCCAGCCTTATGACAGTCTCAATACAAGCCTTAATTCCGGTGATTTGGAAACAAATGTCATAAAAAACCGGTCTCTTATTTTACAATGCCTGGAAATAGATAATTTGTTTTTTATAAACCAGGTACATGGCACTGATATAGTGGTATTAAATAAGAAAGACTGTCAGCCCCCTGATTATCCTGTAACAGGTGATGCTGTTATTTCCAATATTCCAGGAAAAAATATTGTAATCCAGACAGCAGACTGCCAGGCAGTTCTTCTTTATGATGCCCATAAACAGACAGCAGCAAATATCCATGCCGGATGGCGGGGAAGTATCCAGAATATTATAGGCAAAACAATTCAAAAAATGGAAAAAATATTTAAATGCAATCCTGCCCATATTACTGCCGGCATAGGCCCGGCCCTGGGACTTTGCTGTGCAGAGTTTATCAATTATAAAAAAGAAATTCCTGAAAAATACTGGAAATATAAAAACAATTCAAACCATTTTGATTTTTATGCTGTCAGCAGAGACCAGTTATGCAATGCAGGAGTTTTGCCTGAAAATATTTTTTCAAGCAGTTTTTGTACTAAATGCAGCAGCAGCCTGTTTTTCTCTTTTAGAAAAAACAAAACCACAGGCCGTTTTGCATCAATTATCGGTATTAAATAATTTTTGCTATTATAATATGACAATACAGGACAAAGATACTCATAAAACCCTATATCCAGACAAATTCTTGATTTCATTAAAAAAAGGATATGACAGATTCCTTAAAATCCGTGGAAATCCCAGGGAAATTGCACTGGGATTTGCTCTTGGGCTTTTTATAGGAATGTCTCCTTACATGGGTCTCCATATGGCTATTGCAGTATTTTTTGCTGCTGTTTTTAAATGGAATAAATTTGCTGCTGCAACAGGGGTATGGATCAGCAACCCCCTGACAGCCCCGGTACTTTACAGCATTACATATTACACAGGCTCAAAATTCCTGGCTGTTGAAAAAGAATATCATCTGCCAAAAGAATTAAACCTGGATATGCTTATCAATACATTAAAAAATGCTCCAGAGATTTTCTGGATACTTACTGTGGGAGGAATTATCCTGGGAATCCCCCTTGCAATAGCAGGGTATTATCTTTCTTTTTCAGCTATCTTAAAATATCGGGAACGAATAAAAACAGCACTGGCTAAGGAAAAAAGGATACTCACAAAAACAAGGAACAATCTAAAAAGCAAACTTGAAAATAAAAAAAGAAATAAAGCTAAGAAAAAAAAAGTCCAAAATCCTGAATTTAATAAATCTTAACCTGACTGCAGCTTTTTTTTTCAACAGTAAAAAGAATAAATAAAATAACCCCTGTCAGCATTATCCCTGCCCCAAATAAAAAAATCTGTCTTAACTCATAATAATCCATAAGTATCCCTGCAAAAAAAGCCCCTGTCATCATTCCCAGACTGTGCCCCAGGGTTAAAACAGACATTACAGCTCCCATTGACTTCATTTGCACCCCTTTTTGTACTGCAATGGCAGTCAGTGGAGCCATAGAAAGACTCCCGCCCACACCAAATAAAAAACTTGCATAAAACAGATCCTGAAATTTTCCTGACCATTGATATAAAAACATTGAAACTATAATAATAATTCCCCCCATAATTATCATTAACCTTTTATTTCCCCGGTCAGCTATATATCCCACAGGAGTCTGTAGAAGCCCGCTTGTAAAAATCCCTGTCATAACAAGAAACCCTATACAGGAGCCGGACAATGCAAACTCGGAATCTGCATAAATAGGCAAAAATCCCCATATTATACCTATACAGGCTGTATAAACAAACCTGAAAATAAAAATACCGTCTATATATCTGTCTTTGAGCAGGTATAACCATGAAACCGGTTTAATCCTGTAAGCAGTAACCTTTTCAGACCTTGCAGGGGGAAGCAGAAAAAGGCTTAAAAGAAAACCAATAGATGACAAAATCCCCATAGAAATAAAAGCTGCATTCATATTAACATGGTCATTAAGAAGACCGCCGATCATTGGCCCTATACTCAGTCCTATGAATGTGGACATATTAAATAAACCCATTGTAACCCCTTCCTTTTTTTCCGGGGTAATATCTCCTACATATGCCTGGGTTACGGGCATAATCATTGCTGAAGCAATACCTTGAAAAAAGCGTATTGCAATAAGTATTTCCACTGAGCTTGCAAGTATAAAAGAAAAGGAAATAACAGCATAGCAAAGCAGGCCTGTTACTATATAAGGTTTTCGTCCTCTTTTATCCGAACTTCTGCCAAAATAAGGAAGAAAAAATGTTCTTGATAAAGAAAAAGATCCAAATATCAAACCAATATATAAACCACTGCCCCCAAGGGTATGAGCATATACAGGGAGAAGGGGTACAACAATACCAACCCCTGTAACAGCCGTAAATATTGAAAAAAATAAGATAATAAAAATTTTTTTGTTCAGATTATTCATTTATAACCATATTATAATATTATGTTTGAAAGGCTTATAACAGAGTGGTGTCAATTCTTCAAAGGATTTATAAATTATTAAAAAGGTGTTGACGTATGAAGCCATAGGCATTATCAACACCTGGAAATTAAGAACAGCAGGATGTTTATTATCATTTTCTTTATACAAACTTATTAATCTTAAAGAGATTATAAAATGTCAACACAATACACAATTTTGATTATTGGATATATATTTGGATTTTATATGTCCTGGAATATAGGAGCCAATGATGTGGCTAACTCCATGGCATCTGCTGTTGGTGCAAAAGCTATTACCATTCGCCAGGCTGTCTTTATTGCAGGTATTTTAAATGTGCTTGGAGCTACATTTATCGGATCCCATGTAACAGACACTATCAGAAAAGGAATTGTTTCCACAGAAATTTTGTCTGATCCCCATTTAGCTCTTCTTGGTGCCCTGGCTGCCCTTCTTGCTTCTGCTCTCTGGGTCTCATTTGCCACATGGAAATCTCTGCCGGTTTCAACAACTCATTCCATTGTAGGGGCCATGATAGGTTTTGGTATAATGGCAGGAGGATTTTCAGTAATAAACTGGGGTAAACTCGGAGCAGTTGTGTTAAGCTGGATTATCTCCCCTGTTTTCAGCCTTATTATTTCCTTTTGCATGTTTAAGATTATTGTTAAACTGATTCTTGTCAAAAAAGATTCCTTTGCCCGGGCATTGAAACTTTCACCCATATTTGTAGGTATTGCCTTTTTTGTAGTTGTTCTTTCGTTTATTTTTAAAACTCCTCTTGGCAGCACATTGGCAATAGGAACGTCAACTGCTTTAACAATTGCCCTGCTTATTGCATCTTTAATGGGAATTATCGGTTCAGCCATAATCAAAAAAATAATCGGCAAAAACCCGTTAAACGGTGTTGAGGAAATATTCAGACGCATTCAAATCGGAACATCCTGCTATGTTGCCCTTGCCCAGGGTGCAAATGATGTTGCCAATGCAATAGGCCCTCTTGCAGTTATTTATTTTCTTGTTACTACTGGAAGTGTTGGAGCCAAGGTTCCGGTTCCTGTTTTTCTGCTTATGTTTGGAGGTGTCGGCATTGCCTGTGGAATATCTATGGCAGGTCATCGGGTAATGGAAACTTTGGGAACAAAGATAACCACTCTTACCAATACACGGGGTTTTTCCGTTGATTTTGCTGCTGCAACCACGGTTCTGGCAGCCTCAAAAATGGGACTTCCCGTATCCACAACCCATGCTGCTGTTGGCGGAGTTTTAGGCGTGGGACTTGCTCATGGATTTGAAGCTGTAAACTTCAAGATAGTTTTACAGATTATGTTATACTGGGTTCTAACCGTACCTGCTGCGGCAGTAACCAGCATGGTCATATTTAAAATACTTAAATATATTATATAAATAATAAGGAGTGTCATCATGCGTATACCTTTTTTATCACTATTCATTACATCGCCTTTTGATGGCCTTCAGGAACATGCTCTTAAGGTAAAAGAATGTGCTTGGGTCTTTCAACATGCTATTGAGTGTCATATTGTTCATAACTGCCAGTCTTTTGAAGGATTGCGGGCAGAAGTTATAAGAATGGAAAGCGAAGCAGATGCAATCAAAAGACGTATAAGAGGGCATATTCCGTTAGGAACCCTTATGCCTGTTGATAAATTTCAATTATTCAGATACTTGAGAGAACAAGACAGTGTTTTGGATTCACTTGAAGATGCTCTGGACTGGATATCTTATAGAGAAGAACCTGGAATTCCCGAAGCTTTGCAAAAAGATTTTCTGCTGCTAATTGACTCGGTTATTGATCCCATAGAAGAACTCAGTCAAATGGCATCTGAAGCAAGAACATATTTTCAAAATTACTCAGACAAACAAAGAAAGATTGTAAAAGAGATTATAAGAAATATTCGAAAACAGGAACATGAGGCAGATAAAGCAGAGGAACTTGTCAAACGAAAGGTTTTCAACACTGAAAAAGACCCTGTAACAGTATTTCATATGATCCACCTTGCAGAAATCATTGGTTCTATTGCAGATCATGCTGAAAATGCAGGGGATATGATGCGGGCAATGCTGTCTAAATAAAGGAGGATCCTTGAAATCCTTAATTTCTGCAGCATCCTGGATATTAATCTTATATTTTTCTTATTGTACACTTTTGTTCTTTTTGCAGCGCTACATACTCTTTCCCCGTGATTTAATCCAGGTTCCTTTGTCTTCACAAACATCTGTCCAGGGACTGGAAAAACTCTGGATCAATTCAGACCAGGGAAAAACAGAAGCCTGGTTTATTAAGCCAGGACAGTCTGTAAACCAGATACAATCAAATAAACCTGCTCCATTATTAATATTTGCACATGGAAATGCCGAAATTATTGATTTCTGGGTTGATGAGTTTAAAAATGTAACAGACATGGGAATCAATGTTCTGCTTGTGGAATATCCAGGATATGGAAGATCTGACGGGATTCCTTCCCAGACCAGTATTACAGAGGCTTTTATCAGGGTCTATGACATGATTATTTCAAGACCTGATGTTGATCCTGAAAAGATTATTCTTATGGGAAGGTCTTTAGGAGGAGGAGCAGTATGCCAGGTTGCAGCAAACCGGCCCTGTGCTGCTCTTATCCTTATGTCAACTTTTATCAGTACAAAGTCATTTTCAAAAAAATATTTTGTTCCTGATTTTCTTATGCGCGATCCTTTTGATAATCTGGAAGTAATAAAAAATTACCCAAATCCTGTTCTTGTTATTCATGGCAAAAAAGATGAGGTAATACCTTTTGAACATGGTAAAATCCTTGCTGAAACAGCATCAAAAAGCACTAGGATAGAATATATGTGCGGCCATAATGACTGTCCCCCTGACTGGAAAAATTTTTGGCAGGATGTTAAAAATTTTTTAAACAGTGCAGGCATAATTCAATTGTAAAAAATTTCCTCTTATCAGGGTAAATAACTTTTAAGGTTTTCTGGTAAATGAGATTAAAAAAACTAGAAATAACCGGATTTAAATCTTTTTGTGAAAAATCAGGCATTAATTTTCCTCCTGGAATTTCTGCTATTGTAGGGCCTAACGGATGCGGTAAAAGCAATATTGTGGATGCTCTCAGATGGGCTATGGGAGAACAGAGCGTAAAACAGCTCAGGGGAAAATCCATGGAAGATATAATATTTGCAGGAACCAATGGAAAACCTCCTTTGAATATGGCTGAAGTTTCCGTAACAATGGCAAATGATAACGGCACATCCCCGGCAGAACTCAGAGATTTTACTGAAATCATGCTTACCAGGCGGCTGTATAGATCTGGAGAAAGCGCCTATTTTATCAACAAACAGCCGTGCAGATTAAAAGACATTCACAATATTTTCTTAGGAAGCGGTATGGGAGCAAAATCCTATGCAGTTATTCAACAGGGAAATATTGGTGCAATAACAGATGCCGGGCCCGAGGAACGCCGGTTTTTTATAGAAGAAGCAGCAGGTATAACACGATATAAAAACAGGAAAAAAGAAACTCTTGCCAAACTGGATTCTACAAACCAGAATCTTTTGCGCCTTATGGATATAATAAAAGAGGTCGAGCGCCAGATGAACAGCCTGAAACGCCAGGCTAAAAAAGCTGAACATTATAAAAATTACAAAGCTCGAATTAAAACCCTTGATATAAAAATATCCCTTGAACAATATGAGGAATGCAGCCAGAAAATTCAGGAAAACAACTATATTTTAAAAGAGCTTAAAGACAAAGATATTGAACATGTCTCAGGATTAAAAAAACTGGATGCAACAGTTGAAGAAATCCGTGTCAGGCAGATACAAAAAGACCAAAAGATATCAACTTATAAATCAGATAAATTTGAACTGCAGCGGAAAATAGATAGAATAGAAAATGAACTCAGCCATCTTAAAAAAGAAGCAAAACGGCTTGAAACCGAATCCCTTACACTTCAGGAAGGCTGTGATACACTCCAGGCACGAACCCAGGAAATTCAAACAGAAATAATTGAGATTGAAAACAGGATTAAAAGCCTGAATATAGAAACAGGGCTGTTGCAGGCAGAATTAAGTAAAGAACAAGAAGATTCCCAGTCTGCAAGAGATAAACTAGCCAGCCTCAACCGTGAACTCAAAGATGCTGAAAATCAGCTTATGGAACTAGCTGCACTTGAATCAAAATATCAAAACATCAAACAAAATGTATCCAATAACAAGGATAATCTTAAAAGAAGGCTTAAACAAATTGATGAAGAAGTGCTTTTGGCAGGAAAAAATTTAACAATTCTTCAGAAAAAAGAAAAAGAATCTGCAGAAGAACTTGAATTATGCAGACAGGAACTTCAAGATTCAGCTCAAAATATCAATATAACCAGAAAACAATTAAGTGAAAACAACCAGGTACTTGGACAACAGGTAAAAACTGTCCAGGCCATTGAATATAACAAAAATAAATCCAGGTCACAATATTCAGCATTAAAAAAAATGGAAGATAATTTTGACTGGTATAAAGACGGCGTTAAAGCTGTTATGAAAAAAGAACAGGAAAACGGACGTATCATGGGATTAATTGCTGATATTATTGAACCAGTACCTTCATATGAATCAGCAGTTGAAGCAATACTTGGAGAAGCTTTACAATATATTCTTGTGAAAGATATAAAAACAGGAGCAGAGAACATTGAGTATCTGCAAACCCAAAACACAGGAAGAAGCGGTTTTATCCCCCTATCATCTTTTAATTCTATAAAACCAGATATTAAATCAAATATACCAAACCCCCTGTTAGACCATATTATAATAAAACCCGGTTTTGAAAATATTGGCAACATTCTTTTAAGCCATGTATCTGTTGTTGAAAACATGGAAGATGCCCTGGAAATTCATAATCAAAATAAAACCCTTACCCTGGTGACTAAAAACGGGGATATAATTTCACGCAGGGGAATAATGATCGGGGGAAGCCAGGACAAACTTTCAGGAATTATGCTGAAAAAACAGGAATTAAAAAAACTAGAAAAATTCCTTTTACAAATAGACCAAGAATTGGAAGCAGCAAAACAGGACCAAGAAAAACTGGAAGAACAGGCCGGGAAACTGGAATATGAACTTCAAAAAAATATTGAAGAAAAAAATCAGGCAGCACAGGACGAACTGGAAGCCCAGAAAACACTTTATAAAATCACAGAAACGATTAAACATGCAGCCCAAAATCTGGATGTTCTAACTATGGAACAGGAACAGCTTGCCAGTCAGGCAGATGACATGGATGAAGAAATGAAAAAATATAATGCTGCCTTTTTAAAAGTATGTGATAAAATCAAAACTGTCCAGAACAAAAAAGCATTAACAGAAAACCAGATCAGCACATTTTCAAAGGAGATTGAATCATTTGACAGGCAGGTTGTAAATTTAAAATTAAAACAAAGAACTCTGGATGCAGAACTGGAAAATAATACCAGTACCATGAAACGGCTCAAGGATTTCCAGGAAGACAGCCTAAAACGCCTAAAACAGCTTTCCGCAGATATTAAACAAAAAAAAGAAAAAAAAGAATCTGCAGTCAATACCATATCTGAACATGAACAAAGCCTTGTGCTGATGTACGAACAAATTCAGGAAATTGAAAATATCCTGGAAACTCAGGAAGCTGATTATGCTGAAATAAAATTATTGCTCAAACAAAACGACCAGTCCAGGTCTCTGATACAAAATAAGAGAGAAGATATATTGCAGAAAATAAGACTGATTGAGATTGAACAATCCAAAAATAAAATAAAACAGGATAATATATCTGAACAAATAGAAGAAAAATATCACCGGCCTGTTTCAGCTTTTTATTTAGAGTTTAACAGCAAAACCAATAATCCTGAAGAGACCCAGGCACAGATGAAAGAAGAACTGGCAGAACTCAGGCAAAAACTTGAAAAAATGGGTGATGTTAATATGGGAGCTATTGCTGAATATGAACAGCATAAAGAAAGATTTGATTTTCTTGAGACCCAAAGAACAGACCTGGTAAAAGCAATGGAGGATCTTCATAAGGTAATTAATAAAATCAATAATATATCCCAGGAACGTTTTCTTGCCACCTTTGACCTGGTAAATCAAAAACTTGCACAAGTCTTTCCCAGGCTTTTTAATGGAGGCACTGCCAGCCTTGTACTTACTGAACCAAACAACCCTTTGGAATCAGGCGTAGAATTTATGGTGCATCCTCCTGGAAAAAAACTGACCCGGCTCACACTTCTCTCAGGAGGTGAAAAAGCCCTGTCTGCCATAGCTTTTGTTTTTTCAATATTTCTTATCAAACCAGCTTCATTTTGTATTCTGGATGAAATTGATGCTCCTCTTGATGAAGCTAATGTATATCGTTTTAATGAATTATTAAAAATTATTGGTGAAAAATCCCAGATAATCATGATTACACATAAGAAAAAAAGCATGGAATTTGCTGATACGCTTTTTGGAATAACCATGGAACAAAAAGGAATCTCAAAAATTGTTTCTGTTAATTTAGAAGGCATTGATAATTATCAACAAAATTAATAAAATATAAAGAAGGAGTTGTAAATTATGGGTTTATTTAGCAGCCTGAAAAAAGGATTGTCAAAAACACGCGAGGTTTTAACAACTGATATTGATGATCTTTTCCGTGGAAAAAGGAAAATAGATGACGATCTTCTTGAAGAAATTGAAGAACTGCTTATAACTTCAGACATGGGAGTCCAGACCAGTATTGATCTTATGGACAAGATAAAAAAGCAGTCATCAAAAATTTCCAATGCTCACGATCTTAAAAATATTATAAAATCTGAAATATACAATTTAATGAATACAGACCAGTATATAAATGAACCTCCTTTATCAAAACCCCATGTTATTATGGTAGTTGGTGTAAATGGAGTTGGAAAAACCACAACTATTGGTAAACTGGCTGCAAAACTTAAAAATGATAATAAAAAAGTACTAATTGCTGCAGCTGACACCTTCAGGGCTGCAGCTGTTGAGCAGATTTCATTATGGAGTCAAAAAGCAGGAGCTGATATTGTTAAGCACAGGGAAAATGCTGACCCTGCAGCAGTGGCTTATGATGGTATTGAAGCAGCAATTGCAAGGGGAAAAGATTATGTAATAATTGATACAGCAGGCAGGCTGCACACTAAAGTCAATCTTATGGAAGAATTAAAAAAGATTAAACGTGCTATGGGAAAAGCAATGGCAGATGCACCCCATGAAATTCTTCTAGTTCTTGATGCAACCACAGGCCAGAATGCCTTATCCCAGGCCAGGCTTTTTCATGAAGCAATAGGAATTACAGGCATAGCTTTGACAAAACTGGATGGAACCGCAAAAGGCGGTGTTGTTATAAGTATCTGTAATACTTTTGAAATTCCATTAAAATACATAGGTGTAGGTGAAAAAATTGATGATTTGCAGATATTTGATCCTAAAAAATTTATAGATGCCCTCTTTGCTTGATATTCATATATTTAATACAAAATAATTTTGTCATTGCACATTTAAAAGAGCTTAAGAATATTTTTTTTAAAAAAAGTCTTGATAAATACGGAATTATGTTGACTTTCAAAATAAGCTACTATACTACCATTAAAAATACGGTATTACTAATAAACTCAATAAAAAAAGGGGGTAAAGTGTTATGACAAAATCTGAGTTAGTAGACAAGATAGCAGAAGATGCAGGTATTAAAAAACCAGAGGCTGCCAAGGCCTTGGATTCATTTATGAACAATGTTATCCAGGCTTTGAAGAAAAAAGATGGAAAAGTAACCCTGGTAGGTTTTGGAACCTTTTCAAAAGTTCGCCGTAAAGCCAGAAAAGGACGCAATCCTCAGACAGGGGAAGAAATTAAGATTAAGGCATGTAATGTTGTGAAATTCAGGCCTGGCAAGAAACTGAAAGACAATATATAAGAAATTTTCCCAAAAATAGTTTTACCCTAAAGCATTTCCCCCCTTTTTTACCCGCTCGCAAGGGGGGAAATATTATTTAAGACAAAAGATAATTCTCTGCCACCGTCCTGTCTTCAAGAGCATCCAGAATTTCATCAATAACATCCTCACTTTCAACAGGCCCGTACCAATGACCTCCAGGATAAATAACCATAACCGGACCATAATCACATGCTTTCATACAGCCTGTACTTGTAACCTGGGCATCCAGTCCCCTGTCTAAAATTTCATTTTCAATATAGGGCAGAAACTCCGTGGAATTTTTTTTATGGCATGAGCCTTTTGCTTCTCCTCCTGCCCTGAAACTTGCACATACAAAGATATGATGCTGAGGTTTATCCATTTTTTTCTCCTTTTATAATTTATAATTCATATTAATCAACCGCATCCAGCCCCGCTTCCTGTACAGCCCAGACCGCATGCAGTCATGTTTCGTTTGATAAGATGTTTCAAGCTCTGGCCTTCAAAAACCGCCTGAACAGCTTCATCAATAACCCCTTCAATCTCCATTATATTTATGCCTGTTGTACTTAATGCTTTTTTCGGACTTTCCCCGATCCCGCTTACAAGAAGTGTTCCGCAGTCTGCAAGGGTTTCGCCAAGTTGAGTCCAGCGCAGAAAACCGGTTCCTCTTTCAGGCGTTTTTCTGGCTTCAAGCAGGCTTATAATTCCGTCTTTTTTTCCATAGATAAGCAGTTTTGAAGCCTCCCCAAGATGCTGATTCACTAAAACCCCTTCCATGCTTGCTACTGCAACATTAGGCCGGTCCCTGTTATATTTTTTCTCAGGCCTGGACTCGGCAAGCTGCTCGCATTCCTGTAATCTCTTCATAAGCAAAAGATCGGGAATATCACCTAAAAGGCCTGCTGCATCTGCCCTGCACCTGGTGCAGTGAGTCATCTGGCTTATATATGCTCCGGCTTTTTTGCGTATTTCCTTG from the Desulfonema limicola genome contains:
- a CDS encoding (2Fe-2S) ferredoxin domain-containing protein — its product is MDKPQHHIFVCASFRAGGEAKGSCHKKNSTEFLPYIENEILDRGLDAQVTSTGCMKACDYGPVMVIYPGGHWYGPVESEDVIDEILDALEDRTVAENYLLS
- the ftsY gene encoding signal recognition particle-docking protein FtsY; its protein translation is MGLFSSLKKGLSKTREVLTTDIDDLFRGKRKIDDDLLEEIEELLITSDMGVQTSIDLMDKIKKQSSKISNAHDLKNIIKSEIYNLMNTDQYINEPPLSKPHVIMVVGVNGVGKTTTIGKLAAKLKNDNKKVLIAAADTFRAAAVEQISLWSQKAGADIVKHRENADPAAVAYDGIEAAIARGKDYVIIDTAGRLHTKVNLMEELKKIKRAMGKAMADAPHEILLVLDATTGQNALSQARLFHEAIGITGIALTKLDGTAKGGVVISICNTFEIPLKYIGVGEKIDDLQIFDPKKFIDALFA
- a CDS encoding HU family DNA-binding protein is translated as MTKSELVDKIAEDAGIKKPEAAKALDSFMNNVIQALKKKDGKVTLVGFGTFSKVRRKARKGRNPQTGEEIKIKACNVVKFRPGKKLKDNI